A stretch of Cupriavidus necator DNA encodes these proteins:
- a CDS encoding IclR family transcriptional regulator C-terminal domain-containing protein produces MTSAAKPSAPVDNDAPPKLEEGHRDYVAALARGLAVIQAFTETTPELTLSEVAQATGMTPATARRALLTLQALGYIGANGRRFVLLPKVLSLGAAFLSSMNLRDIVQPFLQEVAERFRDSVSLAILDGDSVVYLAHVPSRRRIAFRASVGYRLPVHCTSLGLALLAHAPKAQQNKILDKAPFQKFTPLTLSDADALRAALARALEQGYAIQDSQLELGVLSIAVPVRDPQQRVIAAINCSTETERTSPDELVATRLPALREAAASIEAAIRRAPALAHSITAAS; encoded by the coding sequence ATGACCTCCGCCGCCAAACCGTCCGCCCCCGTCGACAACGACGCTCCGCCGAAGCTCGAGGAAGGCCACCGCGACTACGTCGCGGCGCTGGCGCGGGGCCTGGCGGTGATCCAGGCCTTTACCGAGACCACGCCGGAACTGACGCTGAGCGAAGTGGCGCAGGCCACCGGCATGACGCCCGCGACCGCGCGCCGCGCGCTGCTGACGCTGCAGGCGCTGGGCTATATCGGCGCCAACGGCCGCCGCTTCGTGCTGCTGCCCAAGGTGCTGTCGCTGGGCGCCGCCTTCCTCAGCTCGATGAACCTGCGCGACATCGTGCAGCCGTTCCTGCAGGAGGTGGCCGAGCGCTTCCGCGATTCGGTCTCGCTTGCCATCCTCGACGGCGACAGCGTGGTCTACCTGGCGCATGTGCCCAGCCGCCGGCGCATCGCCTTCCGGGCTTCGGTGGGTTACCGGCTGCCGGTCCATTGCACCTCCCTTGGCCTGGCCTTGCTGGCGCACGCGCCCAAGGCCCAGCAGAACAAGATCCTCGACAAGGCGCCATTCCAGAAATTCACCCCGCTGACACTCAGCGATGCCGACGCGCTGCGCGCGGCGCTGGCACGCGCGCTCGAGCAGGGCTATGCCATCCAGGACAGCCAGCTGGAGCTGGGCGTGCTGTCGATCGCCGTGCCGGTGCGTGACCCGCAACAGCGCGTGATCGCCGCCATCAACTGCTCCACCGAAACCGAGCGCACCAGCCCGGACGAACTGGTCGCCACCCGGCTGCCGGCGCTGCGCGAAGCCGCCGCGTCGATCGAGGCGGCGATCCGGCGCGCACCGGCGCTGGCGCACTCCATTACCGCCGCCTCCTGA
- a CDS encoding protocatechuate 4,5-dioxygenase subunit beta — protein MNNPDNYTLQRAFDAMCSDAPGADPVLQAQFRVALKHFHAMLDELKLTDRQLYRIATWIGKVAQQDELIMLCDMMGLTMRALDLARTDDHATPQNVTGPFPKDEIAEGSNPCHIATDDEPGQRLEVRGRVLDAATGKPVPGAMMIVWQPNQFGRYENEDDSQSEDNLRGKLRCEADGSFQVFTIRPGGYIIGREDTEVGVLMKRLGRNRQRAPHIHYRVMQPGYRNLTSQLYFAGDPANPVDCIFSTIDDHIVDALPHPERDGYQLVNLDIVLQPETAQ, from the coding sequence ATGAACAACCCCGACAACTACACCCTGCAACGCGCCTTCGATGCCATGTGCAGCGATGCGCCCGGCGCGGACCCGGTCCTGCAGGCGCAGTTCCGCGTGGCGCTGAAGCACTTCCACGCCATGCTGGACGAACTGAAGCTGACCGACCGGCAGCTCTACCGGATCGCCACCTGGATAGGCAAGGTGGCCCAGCAGGATGAACTGATCATGCTGTGCGACATGATGGGCCTGACCATGCGCGCGCTGGACCTGGCACGCACCGATGACCACGCCACGCCGCAGAACGTGACCGGTCCGTTCCCCAAGGACGAGATCGCCGAAGGCTCCAACCCATGCCATATCGCCACCGACGACGAGCCTGGCCAGCGGCTGGAGGTGCGCGGCCGCGTGCTGGATGCCGCCACCGGCAAGCCGGTACCGGGCGCGATGATGATCGTATGGCAGCCCAACCAGTTCGGCCGCTATGAGAACGAAGATGACTCGCAGTCGGAAGACAACCTGCGCGGCAAGCTGCGTTGCGAGGCCGATGGCAGCTTCCAGGTGTTCACCATCCGCCCGGGTGGCTACATCATCGGCCGCGAGGATACCGAAGTGGGCGTGCTGATGAAGCGGCTGGGCCGCAACCGGCAGCGCGCGCCGCACATCCACTACCGGGTGATGCAGCCAGGCTACCGGAACCTGACGTCGCAGCTGTATTTCGCCGGTGATCCGGCCAATCCGGTCGACTGCATCTTCTCAACCATCGACGACCACATCGTCGACGCGCTGCCGCACCCGGAGCGCGACGGCTACCAGCTGGTCAACCTGGATATCGTGCTGCAGCCTGAAACGGCGCAGTAA